One part of the Anaerolineales bacterium genome encodes these proteins:
- a CDS encoding GNAT family N-acetyltransferase — protein MATVSLRPITSTNVREILDLRVSPEQEKFVAPNAYSLSEALFEPKAWYRAVYADETPVGFIMMEEDPGQGKYYLWRFLIDAKHQGKGYGYQAIQLLIERVKQLPNAREMTLSYVPDEHSPQPFYQKLGFVDTGETDEDELIMRLTFEPQSSSS, from the coding sequence TCGCGAAATTCTTGACCTAAGAGTTTCTCCGGAACAGGAGAAATTTGTTGCGCCCAACGCCTATTCCCTCTCGGAAGCGTTGTTTGAGCCGAAAGCGTGGTATCGCGCCGTGTATGCTGATGAAACCCCGGTTGGCTTCATAATGATGGAGGAGGACCCCGGGCAGGGGAAGTATTACTTGTGGCGTTTTTTGATCGACGCTAAACATCAAGGCAAGGGGTACGGGTATCAGGCAATTCAATTGCTCATCGAACGGGTGAAGCAGCTTCCAAACGCAAGGGAGATGACCCTCAGTTACGTCCCGGATGAGCATAGCCCACAGCCGTTTTATCAGAAGCTGGGTTTTGTAGATACCGGAGAGACTGATGAAGACGAACTGATTATGCGGCTCACTTTTGAGCCTCAGTCGTCCTCATCATAA
- a CDS encoding trypsin-like peptidase domain-containing protein, protein MPGIVLSSDLASQQEALVSLYETASQGVVSLDIDSPIGLRHGAGFVIDKAGHIVTNQHVVDRARGIEVVFHNGERAAAVVLGIDVDSDLAVIKVDVPPEQLVPLVFGDSEQVKVGQLVVAIGNPFGLEGSMSTGVVSNVARTLPGLNSTQLNEENIFAVGDLIQTDAAINPGNSGGPLLNLNGEVIGVNRAIRTLYYNQDNQALSSGVGFAISANVVQRIVPSLIEKGLYEYPFIGMTSLTDLSLAIAEEAGLQHTRGAYVRQVLSGGPADQAGLIEGDLITQINGKDLNSSTELAAYLLSHSSPGDVVKLIVLRADQQLELELTLGSRPMSSP, encoded by the coding sequence ATGCCAGGCATCGTGCTTTCGAGCGACCTGGCCAGCCAGCAAGAAGCGCTGGTCTCTTTATATGAGACCGCCAGCCAGGGCGTAGTGTCGTTGGATATAGACTCGCCGATAGGTCTGCGGCACGGCGCGGGCTTTGTGATCGACAAGGCCGGGCATATTGTGACCAACCAGCATGTGGTTGACCGGGCACGCGGGATCGAGGTTGTTTTCCACAACGGCGAGCGCGCCGCAGCCGTGGTGCTGGGTATTGATGTGGATTCGGACTTGGCGGTCATCAAGGTGGACGTGCCACCTGAGCAGCTGGTGCCCCTGGTGTTTGGAGACTCGGAGCAAGTCAAGGTGGGCCAATTGGTTGTCGCCATCGGCAACCCGTTCGGGCTGGAGGGCAGTATGTCCACCGGGGTGGTATCCAATGTGGCGCGCACCTTGCCGGGGCTTAATTCCACTCAGCTGAATGAGGAGAACATCTTCGCCGTAGGCGACTTGATCCAGACCGATGCAGCCATCAACCCCGGCAACTCCGGCGGGCCGCTGCTGAATCTGAACGGCGAAGTGATCGGCGTCAACCGTGCCATCCGCACTCTCTACTACAACCAGGACAATCAAGCGCTGAGCTCTGGCGTGGGCTTTGCCATCTCTGCCAATGTTGTGCAACGGATTGTGCCATCGCTGATCGAGAAAGGCTTGTATGAGTATCCCTTTATAGGGATGACCAGCCTGACCGACCTGAGCCTGGCGATCGCTGAAGAAGCCGGCCTGCAGCATACGCGCGGGGCCTATGTGCGCCAGGTGCTGAGCGGTGGCCCGGCTGATCAAGCCGGCCTGATCGAGGGCGACTTGATCACCCAGATCAATGGGAAAGACCTCAACTCTTCCACCGAACTGGCGGCTTACCTGTTGAGCCACAGCAGCCCAGGGGACGTAGTAAAGCTAATAGTGCTGCGGGCCGACCAACAACTAGAGCTCGAATTGACGCTTGGTTCTCGCCCGATGTCCTCGCCTTAG
- a CDS encoding trypsin-like peptidase domain-containing protein, which translates to MKTQRNRSFIAVISVLVLAAMACGTIQLPDASEALQDFGNQVQEQVENLQLPQLQNNPEVQVSSDMLSQQEALISLYDAVSPGVVSIATVSGQGGAQGSGFVFDMQGHIVTNFHVVEGAQYIEVTFPSGFQAVGEVIGEDRDSDLAVLSIDAPAEELFPVQLGDSDALQVGQYVVAIGNPFGLSGSMSLGVVSSKGRTLESMNLAPNSNQFFSAGDIIQTDAAINPGNSGGPLLNLFGEVVGVNRAIRSFSFNETGDALNSGIGFAISANIVKRVVPSLIEFGTYEYPYLGLSSSSNLSLAAAQQLGLKNNNGALVASVVEGGPSDQAGLQEGDMIIAINGRVVKNFDQLISYLFGNTSPGDVVMLDIIREGQTMQIELTLGARPVTTP; encoded by the coding sequence ATGAAGACACAGCGTAATCGTTCGTTCATTGCAGTCATCAGCGTGCTGGTGCTGGCAGCCATGGCCTGCGGCACGATCCAGTTGCCGGATGCCAGTGAGGCATTGCAGGATTTTGGCAACCAAGTGCAGGAGCAGGTGGAGAACCTGCAACTGCCGCAACTGCAAAACAATCCCGAAGTGCAAGTGTCCAGCGACATGCTTTCGCAGCAGGAGGCACTGATCTCGCTGTATGACGCGGTGAGCCCAGGTGTGGTGTCCATTGCGACGGTGTCGGGGCAAGGCGGCGCCCAGGGCTCCGGCTTCGTGTTTGACATGCAAGGCCACATCGTCACCAACTTTCACGTTGTGGAAGGCGCCCAATATATTGAGGTCACCTTCCCCTCTGGCTTCCAGGCCGTGGGCGAAGTGATCGGTGAGGATCGTGACTCGGATCTGGCTGTGCTCAGCATTGATGCCCCAGCCGAGGAATTGTTCCCCGTGCAACTGGGCGACTCGGATGCGTTGCAGGTGGGCCAGTATGTAGTTGCGATTGGCAACCCGTTCGGCCTGAGCGGTAGCATGAGCCTGGGCGTGGTTTCAAGCAAGGGTCGCACCCTTGAGTCCATGAACCTTGCGCCCAACTCTAACCAGTTCTTCAGTGCCGGCGACATCATCCAGACCGATGCAGCCATTAACCCCGGCAACTCCGGCGGCCCGCTGCTGAACCTGTTTGGCGAAGTGGTGGGTGTGAACCGCGCCATTCGCTCGTTCAGCTTCAACGAAACAGGCGATGCGCTCAACTCCGGGATCGGCTTTGCCATCTCGGCCAACATCGTCAAGCGTGTGGTGCCTAGCTTGATCGAGTTCGGTACCTATGAGTATCCATATCTTGGCCTGAGCAGCAGCTCCAACTTGAGTTTGGCCGCTGCGCAACAGCTGGGCCTCAAGAACAACAACGGCGCCCTTGTGGCGAGTGTAGTAGAAGGCGGTCCATCGGACCAGGCGGGCTTGCAAGAAGGCGACATGATCATCGCCATCAACGGGCGCGTGGTCAAGAATTTTGACCAACTGATCTCGTATCTGTTCGGCAATACCAGCCCGGGTGATGTGGTGATGCTGGACATCATTCGCGAAGGCCAGACGATGCAAATCGAGCTGACCCTGGGCGCACGCCCGGTAACAACGCCATAG
- a CDS encoding J domain-containing protein yields the protein MDYKDYYQVLGVGRDASAEDIKKAYRKLALKYHPDRNPGDKTAEDKFKEVNEAHQVLSDPEKRAHYDRLGSAYTQWERGGQPSGFDWGQWSRSNGSGRVEYADPADVFGGRMGNFSDFFEQIFGGGFGQTATRQGARTRTAPAYEQHITISLEEAFRGGSRLLSLNGKRLEVKIPAGAQTGTKIRMAGAANGSDLYLIVDVSADPRFTREGDDLRTEVPVDLATAAAGGEVRVPTLEGEVVLTVPAGTQPGQSFRLKGKGMPKLKQPSTRGDLYAQARIRVPKITNPEDKELLTKLSQNN from the coding sequence ATGGATTACAAAGACTACTATCAGGTGCTTGGGGTAGGCCGGGATGCCAGCGCGGAAGATATCAAAAAAGCCTATCGTAAACTGGCGCTCAAATACCACCCAGACCGAAACCCGGGCGATAAGACCGCCGAAGACAAGTTCAAAGAGGTCAATGAGGCCCACCAGGTGCTCAGTGATCCGGAAAAACGCGCCCACTATGACCGCCTGGGCAGCGCCTATACGCAATGGGAGCGCGGCGGCCAGCCAAGCGGTTTTGACTGGGGCCAATGGAGCCGCAGCAATGGCAGCGGGCGCGTAGAATATGCTGACCCTGCCGATGTGTTCGGCGGGCGCATGGGTAACTTCTCTGACTTTTTTGAGCAGATCTTTGGCGGCGGCTTTGGCCAGACAGCTACACGCCAAGGCGCCCGCACCCGTACTGCCCCGGCCTACGAGCAACACATCACCATCAGTCTGGAAGAAGCTTTCCGCGGCGGAAGCCGTCTGCTCAGCCTGAATGGCAAACGCCTTGAGGTCAAGATCCCGGCGGGTGCCCAAACCGGCACCAAGATCCGCATGGCCGGCGCCGCCAACGGCAGCGATCTGTACCTGATCGTGGACGTGAGCGCCGACCCGCGCTTTACGCGTGAGGGCGACGACCTACGCACCGAAGTGCCGGTGGATTTGGCAACGGCCGCGGCTGGCGGCGAAGTACGTGTGCCCACTCTGGAGGGTGAAGTCGTGCTGACTGTGCCCGCCGGCACGCAGCCCGGCCAATCCTTCCGTCTCAAAGGCAAAGGGATGCCGAAGCTCAAACAACCCAGCACGCGCGGCGACTTGTACGCCCAGGCGCGCATACGCGTCCCTAAGATCACCAACCCTGAAGATAAAGAGCTTCTAACGAAACTTTCGCAGAACAACTAA
- a CDS encoding response regulator produces the protein MAKQVLLALPDKTECKQLAEGVLQPAGYTVTLVHSGAELRRRLGAGKLDLLFLGDFADIDSFQLAQNLKTDQPTLPIIFLANQASQEQLLRGVQLGFVEYLTLPVEPEALLEAASRGLEHKHRWEGWLRRETGRITGPLARRLAELESILQQVNDGVILVDGEHKVLMVNRAFRKAFALGSKDPAGRRLQDVLPNKELQDLLQKPATAEARAEIKNPSGRTYNARLSVIQDLGTVISLHDITNLIELDHLRKDFVNTVSHDLRSPLTAILGYVELIERAGPVNPQQAEFIRRVKTSVHTTTELIDDLLDLGRVEVGLIDELAPVDMRAIVEKTIDAFQAQIEDKKLSLRIAPADDLPAVLGSHTQLGQVAANLIGNAIKYTPAGGEVRIMLRHEQKQLILHVADSGPGIPLDEQTKIFDRFYRATNALPSIPGTGLGLAIVKTIVENHRGRIWVDSKLGEGSIFTVVLPLAKS, from the coding sequence GTGGCTAAGCAAGTGTTGCTGGCTTTGCCAGACAAGACCGAATGCAAGCAGCTGGCTGAGGGAGTGCTGCAGCCAGCCGGCTACACTGTTACCCTGGTGCACAGTGGCGCCGAATTGCGCCGTCGGCTGGGCGCTGGCAAACTGGACCTGTTGTTCCTGGGGGATTTTGCAGACATTGATTCTTTCCAGTTAGCCCAGAACCTCAAGACCGATCAACCCACTTTGCCCATCATCTTCCTGGCAAATCAGGCCTCGCAAGAGCAGTTATTGCGCGGGGTCCAGCTGGGCTTTGTGGAGTATCTGACCCTGCCAGTTGAGCCTGAAGCGCTGTTGGAGGCAGCCAGCCGCGGCCTGGAGCACAAGCACCGCTGGGAGGGCTGGTTGCGCCGGGAGACCGGGCGCATCACCGGCCCCTTGGCGCGCCGCCTGGCCGAGCTTGAGAGCATCTTGCAGCAGGTCAATGATGGTGTCATTCTGGTTGACGGCGAGCACAAAGTGCTGATGGTCAACCGCGCCTTCCGCAAGGCATTTGCGCTGGGTAGCAAAGATCCGGCCGGCCGCCGCCTGCAGGATGTGCTGCCGAATAAGGAGCTGCAGGACTTGCTGCAGAAGCCAGCCACGGCTGAAGCCCGTGCTGAGATCAAGAACCCGTCTGGCCGCACCTACAACGCGCGTTTGTCGGTCATCCAGGATCTGGGCACGGTGATCAGCCTGCACGACATTACCAACTTGATCGAGCTGGACCATTTGCGTAAGGACTTTGTCAATACGGTTTCGCATGACCTACGCTCACCGCTCACTGCCATCCTGGGCTACGTGGAACTTATCGAGCGCGCCGGGCCGGTCAACCCCCAGCAGGCCGAATTCATCCGCCGTGTCAAGACCAGCGTGCATACAACCACTGAATTGATCGACGATCTGCTTGACCTTGGCCGGGTGGAAGTAGGCTTGATCGATGAGCTTGCCCCGGTAGATATGCGCGCGATTGTTGAGAAGACGATCGACGCGTTCCAGGCACAGATCGAAGATAAAAAGCTGTCTCTACGAATTGCCCCCGCAGATGATCTGCCAGCCGTGCTGGGCAGTCATACCCAACTGGGCCAGGTGGCGGCCAACCTGATCGGCAATGCTATCAAGTACACGCCGGCTGGCGGCGAAGTGCGCATCATGTTGCGCCATGAACAGAAGCAACTCATTTTGCATGTGGCCGATAGCGGTCCGGGTATCCCGCTCGACGAGCAGACCAAGATCTTTGACCGCTTCTACCGCGCCACCAATGCGCTACCCAGCATCCCCGGCACCGGTTTGGGTCTGGCGATCGTCAAGACCATCGTGGAAAATCACCGCGGCCGTATTTGGGTGGATTCGAAACTGGGCGAAGGCAGCATTTTTACCGTCGTGCTGCCGCTGGCAAAAAGTTAA